One Loxodonta africana isolate mLoxAfr1 chromosome 4, mLoxAfr1.hap2, whole genome shotgun sequence genomic region harbors:
- the LOC100664140 gene encoding interleukin-22, producing the protein MATVQKCVSTSLMGTLAAGCLLLIALLVQEGAAVPISSHCRLDKANFQQPYITNRTFMLAKEASLADNNTDVRLIGEKLFHGVHMSERCYLMKQVLNFTLVEVLLPQSDRFQPYMQEVVSFLDRLSNKLSQCHIQGNDQHIQTNVQKLKDTVKKLGESGEIKAIGELGLLFMALRNACV; encoded by the exons ATGGCCACTGTGCAGAAGTGTGTGAGCACTTCCCTTATGGGGACTCTGGCTGCCGGCTGCCTCCTGCTCATTGCCCTCTTGGTGCAGGAAGGGGCAGCTGTGCCCATCAGTTCCCACTGCAGACTTGACAAGGCCAACTTCCAGCAGCCCTACATCACCAACCGCACCTTCATGCTGGCCAAGGAG gCCAGTTTGGCAGATAACAACACTGATGTTCGTCTCATTGGGGAGAAACTGTTTCACGGAGTCCAT ATGAGTGAGCGCTGCTATCTGATGAAGCAGGTGCTGAACTTCACCCTGGTAGAAGTGCTGCTTCCACAGTCGGATAGATTCCAGCCCTATATGCAGGAGGTGGTGTCCTTCCTGGACAGACTGAGCAACAAGCTAAGCCAATGT cATATTCAGGGTAATGACCAGCACATCCAGACAAACGTGCAAAAGCTGAAGGACACAGTGAAAAAG CTTGGAGAGAGCGGAGAGATCAAAGCAATTGGAGAACTGGGTTTGCTGTTCATGGCCCTGAGGAATGCCTGTGTTTGA